One Peptococcaceae bacterium genomic window, TACTCGAGGGGGTTTTCATCCTTCCGATGGTGCCGCAGGCGGCATGATGGTCTATGAGGAAATCGCCGGGGTTTTTGGGCAAACAGTGAACTGGGTCCGGGTCACCTTTTTTCGGGCCAAGCGGCAGTTAGGTCAGGTTTATCGGGAACTGGAGGGTGATAACAGATGATGCCGAAAGAATGTAGACTTATCCGCGAGTTGTTACCCTTATACGCGGAGAACCTGGTTAGTGAAGAAACAGTTGAATATATTAAAGAGCATTTGACCGAGTGTGACCATTGTACCCAGGAATGGGAGTTGTTTATCCGGCCCCTGCCGGACCCTCTACCAATGGAGAAATTATCTCCTCACAAAAACTTTGAAAACAGGTTATTCGGCAGGCTGAAGAAAACGATTACAGTTATAGTACTACTGCTGGTCATCGGCGGGGCGGGGCTGGCCTACGCTTCCTACATTGTAGGGAAACACATCGTGATGGATGATCCTGCCTACCGCTTTGCCGAGGAATTGAACCTTTTCACGGAAATTAAGCAGACCAAAACAGTAGATGGCCTCCAGGTTACTGTAGATAAAGGGCTTTTTGACAGTACGCGTAGCGTCCTCTTTATCCGGTTTTCCAACCCGGGGAAAACAATGCCCCAGGTCAGCCTGGCTGATGAAGAAGGACATCAATACGAGCAGAAAAGCGGCAAGAGCTGGCAGAACAAGTACTTTATGCTGGAGTTTGAGCCTTTGCGATTGGAAACCCAGAAGGTAAACGTATCTCTGGCCCTAGGGGATCAGGAAAAAGAACAGGCAGAATTTACTTTCCCCGTGGATGTGGTTAAAACTGCGCAATACACAAAGATTATCTATCCCAATCAAGAGAAAAAGTTGCCGAATCTTAAGATTATCCTGGAAAAGGCCGTACTGGGTGTGAGTGAAGCGGAGTTTAAGGTACGGTTTGACTGGCCGGTGGATGGTTCGGTGGCCGGTATTGCCCTGGGCAGGGGTACGGTCTATTTTCCCACCTCTGTGACCAAAGCTCCCGATACACCACCGCCTGCGGGGATGGGTGCTCCACCTCCAGGCGGGTTGATGTCCAGTTATGCGGCCACTTACGGAGTAAATTACCGTCCTCAAGACCCACCCGAAAACCGTCCTGCCCTCTATGATTTGACGGGGCGCCAAGAAGTAGCCGCCCAAAAAGGCGAATATAGAACAACCCAGTTCCCCTGCCAGGTTGTGGCCACCCTAAAATTTGCTCCGGTGAAACAGGAAACGGAACAGATGGAGTTGCTCTTGCCGCCGGTATATCTTTATAAAAAGGTAGAAGATTCGCCTAAACTTTATCTCAATTTCGAGGACAAAAATGAGCTTAACCTGGAGAGAAGTGTTTCCTTCCCTCAAGGGAAGGTGATTATAGAAAAAGCCTGGTTGGAAAAGAATACTGTTTACCTTAGTTATCGCTTAGAATCCTCCGCGAAACCTGAGACCATTTTACCTCATTTTGTACTCACCGATACCCAGGGTATGAAACAGGGGGAACTTCGCTTTGAGAGGGAAAAGCCGCAGGTAATCATGTTTTCTCTGCACAATGAGGAGGCCCAAGAATTCTACTTAAGCCTTGACAGTATGGGGCAGTTGCTGTCCAGGGAGAAATTCGCCCTGGACCTGCGGAAGAAGTAACTGCTTTATCTGATTGCTTTAGAGTTTTAATTCGTAATAAGTACTGTAGATTCAATTACAGGGGTTAGTCTTATGCCAAAACGTTTATTTATTGTGGGTGCCTGGTTGGAATTGGTCACTTGTTAAACGGGAGTTCGCTTTTAGTAATTTCGTCCCTTTAACCACAATCTTGCAATTTAGTTGTTCGATAATCTCAATGCGAGATACTGGCAACATTGAAAGGTAAGAAATTCAAGAACAGGAAAGCACCTCTAATAGTGACTTTTACTGGACTGGGAATATTCGTCTGGATTGCCGAAAACATTACAACATATTTAGGTGCCTGGGCTTATCCTTATCAACTGAATAAATGGCAAATGGTTCACTTAAGTAAGATAAATTCTTGGTTCCTTTTAGGTATTGTATGTTTTATATTGGTTGCACAGTCGGTGAGAAACTCCACCTAAGCAAATGGCTTCCCGTCTGGTGCGGGCCAAAGACTGCTGTTTAAGCCAGCTAAGGCTTTGTCTCGCCTTAGCGCCGGGCGACGTCGGGAAGCCGGACAGTCCTATGAAAGGTCGAAAGGTCGTTGGTGTATCGATGAAACGTATTTATGCCTTGCTGTTAATACTTATTCTGGCTTTCTGTGGCTGCTCGGCCAAACCTGGACAAACCGAGCCAGTTCCCACGGGGAAGCCGGTTGCGGTTAATCCTGAAGCCAGCACCCTGGGGGAGCGGTTCTCAGTACCTGCAGGGTATGAGAGGGTTGCCGCCGGGGAGCATTCTTTTGGGGAATATCTGCGGACCTTGCCCCTGAAACCTCATGGAGCCAGGGTTAAGTATTACAACGGCAAAACTAAAAGCAGAGATGTGTATGAAGCGGTGGTGGACCTGGATATTGGCAACCGTGACTTGCAGCAATGCGCTGATGCCGTCATTAGACTGCGGGCAGAATATTTGTTTAAAGAGAAAAAATATGGCGATATTCATTTCAACTTTACCAGCGGGTTTACTGCCGAATACTCCAAATGGAGAGACGGGTACAGGGTAGCTGTACAGGGGAACTACGCCAGTTGGGTGAAAACTGCCGCTTACTCCACCGAGTATAAGGACTTCAGAAAATACCTGGATACTGTTTTTGCTTATGCCGGAACGCTCTCCCTGGCCAAGGAGCTGGTCACCATAAAGCCGGAAGATATGCAAATCGGCGATGTCTTTATCCAGGGGGGCAGCCCCGGTCATTGCGTCATCGTGGTGGATATGGCTCAGAACCCGAAGACCGGGGAGAAAATCTTCATGCTGGCCCAGAGCTATATGCCAGCCCAGGATATTCAAATCCTGAAAAATCCTGATAATGCAGCCATTAGCCCCTGGTATTCCGTTAATTTCGGGGACGTGCTGAACACACCGGAATGGACCTTCAATAAGGGAGATTTAAAGAGGTTTGGATAGATGGGCGATGCCCTATTTAAAATAAAGTAGGTGTTCTTCTATGAAGATTAAAAAAGTTATCATCCTTGCCGTGGCTGTTCTTTTGCTGGCCCTTATGGCCGGGTGTAAAAACCGCCCTCAGGATTCGCCTGTGCAGGCTCCTGAAAACACCAAGCAGGAGGCAGCCCTGAAATACGGTGACATCACCGATCCGGTTGAACTGGAGAAGCTCTGGCAGGAATATTTTTATGATTCAATTGCTAACGTAGGAAATACCCGTGAGTTTAACTCCGCCCAGGAAATAGATCCTCTCAATGTGGCGCGGTTCTGTGGTTTGAAGTATGTGGCGGAGCACGGCGAGGAAAACCTGGCGCCGACAGCCAAGGGAAGTCCCTTTCGACTGCTGCCTCTTGATATTGTTCTGGAATATGCCGAGCGCTATTTTAATCTGACCAGCCTTGATGTATCTAAAATTGAGGCACACTCCTATGATCCGCAAAAACGCGCCTTCATTTTTGATTTTAGCACCGGACAAACCCGACCTTCTTATAATTCTTTTTATACTTTGCGGGATGAGCACCTGGAGAAGGTCACAAGAAACAGTGACGGCACAGTAACAGCCGTGCTGGTGCGACCCGATGCCCCCATATATGACCGAATTGAGTTGACCAAGACTTACACCTTAAAGCAGCGTGAGGATGGAAGCCTGTATTTTGTAAGCGGCAGGTGGGATTATGTCAATAATCATCTTGTTAGTCTGACCGGTGATTATCAACGCTTTGATCAAATTACAGGCTTTGCAGGAAACATGGAAGAACTTTCAATGTTAGGTGAGGTTGACGATAGGTTGATCCTGGCCTATACGCCCTATGAAAAAGGGAAAAATGCTGCCCTGATGCTGGTCAATCTTAATACCATGATAGTAGAGAAGGAACTGGAAGTTAGCGAGAACTTTGCGTCTACCGATGTGAGTCTGACAGGAGAATGCATTAAAATCAGGCTTAAAGATAGGTTAATAGCTGTTGATAAAACCCTTGCCCAGTCGGATAGTGTTTCGTTGCCAACAACAATCACGGAGAAAATAAACAGGGAACCCAAATACAATGCCAAAGGCAATCCTGATGTTTTCTTTGGGGGTTACGACGTATCGAGTGACAGGAAAAGATATGTTTATGCCGATGAAACAGGTGTCAAGTTGTTTAACACTACTGATAACAGTGAAAAACTGCTTTCCAAAACAGTACCAATTATCGGCAGCGAATTGCTGGATAATTCCTATCACAAGAATCCCCGGTTTGTGGCCGACGAGCAAAAGGTGATAACCACCATGACAGGCTATGAAGGCGCCATGGGTTATACTTTGTGCGACCTGGAAAGCGGGACGGCGAAAACTCACAGTATCACTTCGGAATGTTCTTCAACCGGCCTTATCAGGTATGATACCGGGCTGCTGGAGGTAAACACCCATCTCTATAATAGAGAAAAACAAACAGGCGAGCGTAAAACAATGTATTTGGATTTTAGGACAGGAGGGGTTAAAGAGATTATTCTAAAAGATCCCGGCGAAACAGGGGATATCAGGATGCCTGACCTTTGTTTTGTCGGTCAAAACTATGCCGCCTATATAACCTATAAACCGGATCGCAGCGACAATGCTAACAATATGTTTTACCTTAATCGCCTGAACCTGAAAACATTACAGATTGAGCCTGAAATCATCTCGGTCAAAGCGGCCGGAACCCATATCCTCGGCGTTTTGGCCGACGGACGCATTGTCTTTTGGTATAATCTTAATCCCAGCGAAAACGGGGTATGCATAACGAAGTGAGGTGAGCCTTGATTAGACATATAAGTACAATTCATCCTGTCTTATGCTTCCTGGTTGTATGGATTAGGTGTTACTGACAATACATAATGTCCAATAACTGACGGTTAGATTAAAAAAATCTTACGTGGTATAATCATATTAAGATATAAACAACAGTGAAGGGATTTATTATATTTTCTGGATTAAAACTGTAGAAAAACATAAAACTATGGAAATCGGAGAAGAAATCATGAAGGTAGTATCTATCATTCGCACTATCCCGCATCAATGAATTAAAAATTTTACACAATATATTCGGCACCATCATGATACGTAATGCCGTATACGATACCCGTTTTATGCCCAACAATCCGTCAATGCCCCCCTACTTACGGAAAAACACCGTTGAAGTGAGGAAGGTTCATGAAGCGTTTGAACCTTAATACGAAGATAATATAACAATTCACTATATGGGGTGATTTTATGACCTTTAAGGAACTATTGAAAACAGTTGTATTTGATGATGTTTGGACAGAGCTTGAAAAAGAATATGGTATGAAAAATGAAGCATTTGAAGCATATTTTAAGGTTTTTAATCAACTAAAGGGATTAACACCTGAGCCAAATCATGACGGTTTTCGCTTGGTTGTAGCAAGGGTTGAAGACTGGTTAGAACCCGGTACTTTTATGTATGATGTATTTGGAATTAAGCCTGGCGATAATGATCATTATGCATTAGAGCTATTGCCCTGGAGCGAATTGCTATCCTATGAGGTTGTAGAAAAATGCGTTGAAGCATATAGTGCGGCGGCTGTTGTGGCACATTCCTTATA contains:
- a CDS encoding DUF4846 domain-containing protein gives rise to the protein MKGRKVVGVSMKRIYALLLILILAFCGCSAKPGQTEPVPTGKPVAVNPEASTLGERFSVPAGYERVAAGEHSFGEYLRTLPLKPHGARVKYYNGKTKSRDVYEAVVDLDIGNRDLQQCADAVIRLRAEYLFKEKKYGDIHFNFTSGFTAEYSKWRDGYRVAVQGNYASWVKTAAYSTEYKDFRKYLDTVFAYAGTLSLAKELVTIKPEDMQIGDVFIQGGSPGHCVIVVDMAQNPKTGEKIFMLAQSYMPAQDIQILKNPDNAAISPWYSVNFGDVLNTPEWTFNKGDLKRFG
- a CDS encoding zf-HC2 domain-containing protein; amino-acid sequence: MMPKECRLIRELLPLYAENLVSEETVEYIKEHLTECDHCTQEWELFIRPLPDPLPMEKLSPHKNFENRLFGRLKKTITVIVLLLVIGGAGLAYASYIVGKHIVMDDPAYRFAEELNLFTEIKQTKTVDGLQVTVDKGLFDSTRSVLFIRFSNPGKTMPQVSLADEEGHQYEQKSGKSWQNKYFMLEFEPLRLETQKVNVSLALGDQEKEQAEFTFPVDVVKTAQYTKIIYPNQEKKLPNLKIILEKAVLGVSEAEFKVRFDWPVDGSVAGIALGRGTVYFPTSVTKAPDTPPPAGMGAPPPGGLMSSYAATYGVNYRPQDPPENRPALYDLTGRQEVAAQKGEYRTTQFPCQVVATLKFAPVKQETEQMELLLPPVYLYKKVEDSPKLYLNFEDKNELNLERSVSFPQGKVIIEKAWLEKNTVYLSYRLESSAKPETILPHFVLTDTQGMKQGELRFEREKPQVIMFSLHNEEAQEFYLSLDSMGQLLSREKFALDLRKK
- a CDS encoding addiction module protein; amino-acid sequence: MTFKELLKTVVFDDVWTELEKEYGMKNEAFEAYFKVFNQLKGLTPEPNHDGFRLVVARVEDWLEPGTFMYDVFGIKPGDNDHYALELLPWSELLSYEVVEKCVEAYSAAAVVAHSLYEVTFFGYDATDVETNIKKEIEILKERLDEIENGTAELVSWDKVCKDIGYFDDRTEEEKELQHKQFERINAENKRVYEMLLS